The nucleotide window GTTTGTATTATATATTGATGAATTTGATAATTCACACTATTGAGAATTGATTAGCTCCAGTAGGTATTCTCGAGTTACTTCGTCGAATACACCCGTAATAGCTAAATCTGAATTGGTAGATTGAAACTGCTCCAATGTAGATTCAGTTCTTGGACCAAAAATGCCATCAGAAGTGCCTACATCGAAACAGGCTTGTTTTAAAGCATCTTGAAGTTGAACAACTGCTTGTCCTGAATCTCCCCGCTCCAAGACCTGATCCGGGAGAGATATTTCATTTTCCGGTTCTAGTCTCCGAAAGCCAAGCAACTTCTCAGCTGACTTAGCCGTAATTGAAACAGAATCATCTTGGTTGCCACCTAAGGTGTATATCCTTGATTGATCGTTTGAATAGCCCAAGAACAATCCAACATGGCCTTTATGCGACTCAGGACTTTCTCTCCAATATACTACAACATCACCAGGCTCCGGGTTTTCTACTGCAAATCCTACATTTAACCAAGACCTAGCAGACCCTGAACCTGATCGTTCAAATTCTGCCTTCATAGCTACCCAATTCATGAAGATGCTACACCAAGGAGTTTCATCATCTTCAATCCAGGTATGGCCTATCTCTTCTGCATACTGAAGGATTCGTTCGTTATCAGTACTTCCGCTTATCTCAGTTACACCAAGCTCTCCTGTGGCCACTTTGATCAGTTTATCCATAACTCTTGATTCATATTTGGATTAAAGTTACAGATGGGAGAACCTACCTAACCTTATGCGGCTGGTAGACAATTTATCCCATCAATATTGGCTCTCTTGACCTTCTTTTCCCAAATACTGAAACATTAGCA belongs to Fodinibius sp. Rm-B-1B1-1 and includes:
- a CDS encoding TIGR02594 family protein, with amino-acid sequence MDKLIKVATGELGVTEISGSTDNERILQYAEEIGHTWIEDDETPWCSIFMNWVAMKAEFERSGSGSARSWLNVGFAVENPEPGDVVVYWRESPESHKGHVGLFLGYSNDQSRIYTLGGNQDDSVSITAKSAEKLLGFRRLEPENEISLPDQVLERGDSGQAVVQLQDALKQACFDVGTSDGIFGPRTESTLEQFQSTNSDLAITGVFDEVTREYLLELINSQ